The Collinsella aerofaciens genomic sequence ATCATCTGGTCTGCCAAGTGGTGCAGTTTCTCCTCGTAGGCAACGGTCTCTTTGAGCTGGTCGTTGAGCTTTTTGATGCGCTTATCCAAGCGCACGCGCTCGCCGCGCTCGGCACTGACAAGGGCATCGTTGGCATACCCGATCTGGGCACGGTAGCGCTCCTGCTGCTCATGCACATAGTCGGTGCGGATGCGAGCCAACAGGTCAGGCTGGTAGCGATGCATGTAAACAAGGCACTTGAAGCCGTTCTTCTTGCCGCTGTCGAACAGCCAGTAGATGGGGCGCTTCTTATAGGTCTGGCAGTGGTCCTTAAAGAAGTCCTTCAAAAAGTAGGTGCGGATTACCTCGCGCGAGGTACCCTTGCCGCCGAGTGCCTCGGCAATAAAGGCCAGGTTCTGCTCAAGCGTCCCCTCGCCATACACGGTGCGCACAAAGTCGATAAAGTAGCGCACGATGTCGTCGTCAAAGTACTCGTCATCGGTAATGGGCAGCACGTTATCGCTATCGGGCATAAAGGTCACATGATCAGAGTTGGGCATCTTGACCAGATAGTCATCGACTGTGGCGCCCTGATCGGCCAGGACCAGCCCGTCCACATCCAACGAATAGCGGCCAAACATGCAGCCCACGGCATAGCTTATGAGCGAGGTGATCTCGTCTCGCTTGGTGCGCACGTATTTGTTGCCCTTATAGCTCTCGGGAATCTCGTCGGCGGTATTGAAAATGCGCGCCACCGAAACGTACTTATCCTCGACCTCGATGGGCACCTCACCCTCCATATTGTAGATCTTGGCAAAGATTCGGTTGAGCTCTTCCTCGTTACTGCGAAGCTGCTCGAAGCGAGCATTGACCTCGGCCTTGCGGGCCTCGTATTTTTCTTGAAGTAAAGTGGCCATGAGGCCATCCTTTCATTGTTGATGAGTTGTCAAGAGGCTTAAACTAGGGGACCGAAATCTCCAAAAATACCCCGACCTTACCGATCGACTTCTGGAAAAGCTATTCACCGCATCGGGCATTTGCAAAAACGCACTAGTGACTCATGAAGTCGCAAACCAAACCCTGCGAACTGCATCAAGCGTAAAGGAAAGACAACTTGATATCATTTCTCAGCTCACTAGTTAAAGCCAACTAAATACCCGGACACGAGCTGAAACCCATTAACGAATATCAGGCCCAGCCTTTATCAGCTTCATCCATTTACATAGAGTCGAATTCTTGATTAGAATTCTTGCAGTGAGTCTTTTGATGTCACCTGCCGGGTCATCCTTTCGTTTTCCCGCAACATCCTCGATAGCGAACCATATATCGCCCTTTGACTTAAATGCACAGAATCTGCCGTGAGCAAATCCATTTCGTAAGTGATAAAACAAACTGATCGTTTGATTGCTTTTGGCATCATAAAAGACAGCAGACTCGAAGGGCTTTGACTCGATGCCAGCGCAATCAAACAAATCAGCATTACGCAAAGCCTGTTCCATATCACCAACAGCCGCGGCAGACCAATATAAAGACTTATTTGAGCTTGCTGCCTTAAGTTTTTTATTCAAATATTGGGGTTTTCTCCAGGGAGTATCCCACCCGTATTCAGATACCGGAATGCTTCTGCTAGACAGCCCCGGAGCTGGAGTTTCGACAACAAAGAACCTAAGAAGCGGGGAAAGCACAGGGCCCAGTGACTTTTGAGATAAACCACATTTAACCCATGCAGGATTAGATTCAACAAACACAACCTTATTTGCTGATACTGTTTCAAACATGAATCTCACCTAAACCAAGGGGTTGCGTTTGAAATCCCAGGAGGTTTCAAACGAATCCCAATCGGTTTTTGATAGTTCGCGGCACGAGTCGACCATGTCGTTGACCAACGGCTCCTGTTCCTCGTTCTGAATGATCGGGTAGGTTGCGATTTGGCCTACCTCGAAATTAAGCGTCGGCGAGAGCATGCTTGCGACACGCATGATCACAGAGCTGTTACAAGCTCCCTGGAGATACTTGAGTGACTCCTCGTCGCTAAAAACGCTCGTGCCCGCCACATCAAAGATATGCCCAGCAGGCTTAAAACGAAACGCAATGGACCCGCTTGAAATCTTCGACCAGGTAATCGATGGGCTAAAGAAGCAGTTTGTATTCTGTGGCCTGGAAAGCAATCTACCATTCTGGTCTTTGTAATTACGGATCTCCTGTCCGTCATTCTCCCAGTTAACAACTGAGCTATTATTTCCGTACCATTTGCGGAAATCGCCGCCCTTGTTGTAGGGGAACCACTTGCAAGCGCTTTCAATCGACTCTTGAATAGATCCACAGGAATAGACGCTCTTGCAATCATCGACTTCCCACCACTCGCGAACGAAACGAGCGTTCTCGCCAGTAGCAAGCCCTTGGCGCGGCTTGCCATACTCACTGAGCTGTTTTGCGTTTCCAAACGCATCCAGAAGAGCGTCACTGGCCCAGTAGGCTATGGGAATGCCTGGGATCTGTTTAAAGGTGTCGGCGCCGCGACGGTAGAACCAGCCGCAGTCGGGGTTCTGGATCGCCGCAAGCAGCTTAAGGCGCTTCGCCTCGCTGCCGTTGATGTCGACGAGGCGCACGTAAGCGCCCTCGTATGCCGCGCGACCGTTGTAGATGACATCGGCGGTTACGTTGACGACCTCGCCGCCGATGGCGTCAAATGCGCGGGGGCCGAGATGAGCCATCGAGACAATCGTTTTGCCCTCGATGATCGAAGAGCGCATCTTCTCAAAGCTGCCCAGGAACATCCAACTCTGCATGGTAACCATTGCAGCGTAGCCCTTATCCTCGACAAGGTTAAAACCGCGCTCGATAAAGCACGTGCAGAGGTCGCTCTTCACGTCGGGGTAGTTCTTCTTGATCCACTTGCTCATGAATGGATTAAAGCTGCTGCTGCCCATATACGGAGGATTCGCAACGGTGCAGGCAAAACGACGGGACAGCTTCTCGCAGATGGCGGCAGCGCTTTCGAGCTTAGTTTTGGCCGTAGCGGCAAAAAGGTCATCGGAACAACTCGCGGCGGCAGCCTTGAGCTCGTCGATCTCGTCCTCTGAGGGATTGAGCAGCGAACCGATCTCGCCCAAATGACTCAGCTCCTCGGCGAGCTTCTTGTTACCCGGCAGCTCGTCCTCCCCTAGCGGGATGCTCGAGAGCACGGCAACGTCGGCGCGAACGCCACGCCTAAAGAAGCGACGATCGTGCTCGCGGGCGCACATGGCAAGCGCCAGCTCCGCGATCTGAGCCGCACGGGGGTCGATCTCCATGCCAGCGAGGTTTTTGGTCAGGATGAGCTCCGGGATCTCGCGCTCGCGGTAGCCGCGCTCCTCGTACACGGCAAAGAGCAGCTCAAACGCATAGACCAGGATATGGCCCGAGCCACATGCGGGGTCGCAGAGGGTTATCTCCTCGGGGCTCGAAATGCGGATGAAGTCCTCGTGCTCAGTATCAGGCTCGATGTAATACTCCATGCGCTCGCGCAGCGAACTCCCCGGGTTGTTGAGCATCCACAGACGGCCGAGCGAGTTCTGGACCATATAGCGCACGATCCACTCGGGGGTGAAGAGCTGCGTGGCGGGCGCGATGTCCGCCGCCGCTGCTTTGCGTTTTGCCTTGAAGAACTCGTCTTTGACGTCAGCGTTGTAGTACTGATACATCCAGCCCAGAACGGTCACGCCCTTGCGCCAGCCCTCGTCAGCGAGAATGGTGTTGAGTTTGCCCACCACGCCGTCGGACATCATGAGGCCCTGGGGCAACAGCAGCTCCATGGCACCGCCCACGCGTTCAAAGACGCCCGGCAGGCAATCGGCAAGCTCCTCGCACTGAGCCATAAACAGGTAGCGCCACAGCGGTTCATCCAAGCCCGCCATCTTGAGCTCGGCTATGCGATCGGTATCGGCCGTCGCTATCTCCACGTCCAGTGCGTTCTCCACGGCCTCGCTGCCATGGCTGCCGTCCGCACGGCTCAGCATGCGCATACGGCTGGGGAGCCATCCGCGTGCATCCATAAAGCGAATGGCCACGATGCGGTTGAACCAGGTGTAGGCCGCTCGGTCGCGCAGCGCCTCGTGACCCACCTCTGTCTGTATGCGCAGCAGCTCGTCACGCTGCTCAACCTCAGCAGGACTTAGGGGCAGGCCGTTGACGGTCTCGGACCCAACGGGCGAAGGTGCAGGTTCGGTGATGCCGTAGCGCACCATCTGTGCCTCCACGCCTTTGATGAGCTCTGTACGGGCCCAGGTGCAGAAGCTCTTAAGAGCAGAATCGTTCATGGTTGATGAGCCTTTCTAAACGCCATAAACCACCGGTGCTCGCTTTGGCACCGGTGGCCCCGCGAGTTAGTTGATACGAATCTCGTCGTTTGCAGCGAGCTCCTGCATAAGGCGAGAGCGCAGGTCGTCCACGTAGCGCTCCACGTCCTCTGCGGACAAGAGGCGACTCGGCTTGGCCAAATCGGCGCGGCGCACGGTCTTGATCTTGCGCTGGGGCTTAGACGCGGGCACGGGCGCAGACGATGCGGCGCCCTTGTTGGAGATCTTCTTGACCACCTCACCCGTACTCGTGACCTCGGTGGTGCGGCGCTCGTTGTCCATTCGCATGCGGGCCTCATCCACGGCGTCGTATATCTTGTTGGTTGCAGCAACGATCCAGTTTTCCCAGTTTGCCGCGAGGGCGTTAAGCTCGTTGAGGCTCTGGACGCCATGGGCGCGGTTCTTGAACGACTCATACCTGGTGTTGGCGTCCGCGATGGCATCCTTGGCCTGCTTGACAAAACCATCTTGGCTCTCGGCCTGCTTCCGCAAATCCTGCAGGTCGTTTTCGATACGACACAAGAACTCGTTGCGGCGAATGCCCAGGTGCTTTTTGATGTCTTCCTCGACGGGTGCCATCAACGGCTGAAGGTCTTTAATGCGGCCGTAGGGCTTTGGGTCTTTGAGGATCTCGCGTACCTTTGCCACGTTCTCCACAGCGTTGGGAATGTCATCGGAGGCATACTCGATGCCCTCGGTGCGACTCAAGAAATCCTTGGCGTGGTCAAACGCTGTTCGTTGGTTGGACTCGAAGAACTCAACCACCTTGTCAAAGTCTTCCTTGGCATCGAACAGGCGGTCCTCGTGCTTGGTGAACGTGGTCAAGAACGCCTCGGAATCGCTCTGGTCCTTAAGAACGTCGACCACCTCCGAGCGCATCTTCTCGCACTCGTCCTCACCGGGATACGGGTAGGCCGGCTTGATACCCGTGTAGTAGTCGCGTGCCATGGCGACGCACACCTCACGCAAGCCCTCAAGGCGCTCCTTGAGCTCGGCCACGAGCTTATCCTCGTTGGAGGGCACGGTCTTGAGATCAAACAGGCCACGCATAAGCTCGCCCGTGGCGCGCAGCAACCGGTCGCTCATGCGCACGCGCAAACGCACCTGGGCCTTATCGGCATCCTTACGCAGGAGCGACACCATGCGGCTGTCGTTAGCTTGAACCGTCTGACCGCCAAACAGCACCTGCGCGCGCTGCTCCACTACAAGCTGCGCCACCACATTTGCGATGTCAACCTCGCGCCAGCCATAGGGCTTTTGCTGGTACCTGCGCTGGATATCGCCCATAGCGGTATCCAGGTGGCGCTGGTGCTGAACTTTGAGGTAGTCCTCGACCTCCTTGAGCGCACGCGTGTTACCCGCGTCCATGCCAGCGAGCCCCGCTTGAACGTTGCCCGCCAGAGTGGAGCGGATATCGGAATCGCTCGTGACCGGCGCGCCGATATAGTCGGCCTTTTCAAAGACCACATCGCACAGCTGCGCCAGCACTTGCTCAAAGACCTGAGCGGGTTTGGCCGCGCGGACCTCAATTATGCGGCCGTTGACCGCGCAACGTGCATGGAGTACGGCCTCGCTCAAAAGGACATCGGCCTCTTTCTCGTTATAGGCTGCCTCGCGCATCTTGGACTCGACGATCTGGCGCGTACTCGGCTGAAGCTCCTGGAGATTTCGCGTCTTGGCGTACTTGCGGATCTTGGCGGCGTTGACGAGCGTCTCCCAATAATCCGCCTCGTCGCTCAAAGCCACGATGGCTTTGCCCGAAGAAGCCAAGGCCAGCTCGGTATCGTCCGCACGGCCCAGATCGCTCGCCATAGTCGCCACGCAAAGCTCCATGCCGCCCATGCTGGCACCGTGGATTGAGCCGTCCACATAGCGGTCAAAAGGAAAGTCGTTGGCCCCGCGGTTGAGTTTACGCGCGGTGTAGATGCTGTCGAACAGGCGCTTTTTGATAGACTCGATCACCTGCGCGTTATCGACCGGAGTGCGTGCGATCTCCTGCGCTATCTCCTGCTCCTCGTCGGTGAGGAAGCTATAGGCATCGCCCTGGCGTGCCACGTAGTTCTCGCGCTCCAGGCGGGCAAGGGACTCCTTGACGCGGTCCTTGAGGGCGCGCATGTCCACGTCGAGGCCGTCGATCATGAAGATGGAGATGTTCTCGACCGTGGCCTTAACGTAGCCGATGTAACGAATCAGGTACAGGAGCTTGAGCACCTGAACGTCGTAGGGTTCAAGGCCCTTTGCGTCCTCGGCCGCACGGACCGCGCGGTCGACCACCTGGTTGATGCCGTGCTCAAGGTCTTTGGAAATAGTGTCGAAGAAGCACCAGAACGGCACGAGTGCACCGGTCTGGTCATACTGGATGGCCTGAGCGCTCTCCTGGAACGCGCTCAGCATGGAGCGCTCGCCCGTTGACATGTGCTTGGCCTTGACACCGTGCTTGCGCACCTCGGTCATCACGTCGGGCAGGAGCTTAAACTGGTAGCCCACAAACGGGTAGCTGGCCACAAAATCCTTGGAGTTGGCGTAGCCGGCAAGGTCGGAGCGCGAGCCACCCTCAAAGGTAAAGTTGTTTTTAAGCACGGCGGCGTCTTGCTCGTAGACCTGTGCAAGCATATCGGCCGTCGGCGCGGTCTTCTCGAGCACACGGCGCTGGATGACCTCGTCCACGCTGGAGCTGGAGAGCGAAAGGCGGGTATTGAAGCGGCCCTGGATCTTTGAAAAGTCGTTGCCCACGGGCAGGCTCAGGTTGTCGATGGCCTCCTGGCTCGTAACCATCACCCACACGCGGCCACCGCAGGCGGCACCCAGCTCCTCGACGACGGTCTGAAGGCTCAGCATAAGGCTTGGGTCCTTGTCGTTTGTAATAAACTGACCCACCTCGTCGACCATAAAGAGCAAACGGAAGTTGCCGCCGTGGGCCGCTGCCTGAGCGTCTACGTAGTCCTTGACCTTTTTGGCAAAGACATCAGGGGCCAAAACCTCGTCC encodes the following:
- the pglX gene encoding BREX-1 system adenine-specific DNA-methyltransferase PglX, with translation MNDSALKSFCTWARTELIKGVEAQMVRYGITEPAPSPVGSETVNGLPLSPAEVEQRDELLRIQTEVGHEALRDRAAYTWFNRIVAIRFMDARGWLPSRMRMLSRADGSHGSEAVENALDVEIATADTDRIAELKMAGLDEPLWRYLFMAQCEELADCLPGVFERVGGAMELLLPQGLMMSDGVVGKLNTILADEGWRKGVTVLGWMYQYYNADVKDEFFKAKRKAAAADIAPATQLFTPEWIVRYMVQNSLGRLWMLNNPGSSLRERMEYYIEPDTEHEDFIRISSPEEITLCDPACGSGHILVYAFELLFAVYEERGYREREIPELILTKNLAGMEIDPRAAQIAELALAMCAREHDRRFFRRGVRADVAVLSSIPLGEDELPGNKKLAEELSHLGEIGSLLNPSEDEIDELKAAAASCSDDLFAATAKTKLESAAAICEKLSRRFACTVANPPYMGSSSFNPFMSKWIKKNYPDVKSDLCTCFIERGFNLVEDKGYAAMVTMQSWMFLGSFEKMRSSIIEGKTIVSMAHLGPRAFDAIGGEVVNVTADVIYNGRAAYEGAYVRLVDINGSEAKRLKLLAAIQNPDCGWFYRRGADTFKQIPGIPIAYWASDALLDAFGNAKQLSEYGKPRQGLATGENARFVREWWEVDDCKSVYSCGSIQESIESACKWFPYNKGGDFRKWYGNNSSVVNWENDGQEIRNYKDQNGRLLSRPQNTNCFFSPSITWSKISSGSIAFRFKPAGHIFDVAGTSVFSDEESLKYLQGACNSSVIMRVASMLSPTLNFEVGQIATYPIIQNEEQEPLVNDMVDSCRELSKTDWDSFETSWDFKRNPLV
- the brxC gene encoding BREX system P-loop protein BrxC; translated protein: MDNTIIRDLFAKDINRSINGVVKVQDSKDGSIRQELDEYVVTRELQGHLATFFKAYGDAIDVPTDKIGVWISGFFGSGKSHFLKMLSYLLENRQIGGMSAIRYFDGKIVDPMVAAAMERACSVPTQAILFNIDSKAGQWKQGDTAPTALLRGFERMFYEARGFYGEDLKLAKLEDYIDSLGKTREFREAFERVNGESWLQTRDTYSYFEDDVVEVLQSVLGMSEKAAWNWLEGSEDEVLAPDVFAKKVKDYVDAQAAAHGGNFRLLFMVDEVGQFITNDKDPSLMLSLQTVVEELGAACGGRVWVMVTSQEAIDNLSLPVGNDFSKIQGRFNTRLSLSSSSVDEVIQRRVLEKTAPTADMLAQVYEQDAAVLKNNFTFEGGSRSDLAGYANSKDFVASYPFVGYQFKLLPDVMTEVRKHGVKAKHMSTGERSMLSAFQESAQAIQYDQTGALVPFWCFFDTISKDLEHGINQVVDRAVRAAEDAKGLEPYDVQVLKLLYLIRYIGYVKATVENISIFMIDGLDVDMRALKDRVKESLARLERENYVARQGDAYSFLTDEEQEIAQEIARTPVDNAQVIESIKKRLFDSIYTARKLNRGANDFPFDRYVDGSIHGASMGGMELCVATMASDLGRADDTELALASSGKAIVALSDEADYWETLVNAAKIRKYAKTRNLQELQPSTRQIVESKMREAAYNEKEADVLLSEAVLHARCAVNGRIIEVRAAKPAQVFEQVLAQLCDVVFEKADYIGAPVTSDSDIRSTLAGNVQAGLAGMDAGNTRALKEVEDYLKVQHQRHLDTAMGDIQRRYQQKPYGWREVDIANVVAQLVVEQRAQVLFGGQTVQANDSRMVSLLRKDADKAQVRLRVRMSDRLLRATGELMRGLFDLKTVPSNEDKLVAELKERLEGLREVCVAMARDYYTGIKPAYPYPGEDECEKMRSEVVDVLKDQSDSEAFLTTFTKHEDRLFDAKEDFDKVVEFFESNQRTAFDHAKDFLSRTEGIEYASDDIPNAVENVAKVREILKDPKPYGRIKDLQPLMAPVEEDIKKHLGIRRNEFLCRIENDLQDLRKQAESQDGFVKQAKDAIADANTRYESFKNRAHGVQSLNELNALAANWENWIVAATNKIYDAVDEARMRMDNERRTTEVTSTGEVVKKISNKGAASSAPVPASKPQRKIKTVRRADLAKPSRLLSAEDVERYVDDLRSRLMQELAANDEIRIN